A window from Zingiber officinale cultivar Zhangliang chromosome 7A, Zo_v1.1, whole genome shotgun sequence encodes these proteins:
- the LOC122000063 gene encoding heme oxygenase 1, chloroplastic-like — protein MASSTLPISQSQAFCARARLIPASLSGPVRFSLPHRHRRDASYRKPLRTMVVTATTAEMPKKRQASRDRSFVDEMRTVAMKLHTKDQAKEGKKESKSSPVAKWEPSIEGYLHFLVNSKIVYDTLEMIIQKAAYPWYAEFRSTGLERSKKLAKDLKWFKDQGHTILEPSSPGVSYSQYLEELSQKDPQAFICHFYNIYFAHSAGGRMIGKKVLNFSLNVIFQIVTS, from the exons ATGGCCTCCTCCACGCTTCCTATCTCCCAATCCCAAGCTTTCTGTGCTCGAGCACGCCTCATCCCTGCCTCCCTTTCTGGTCCGGTTCGTTTCTCCCTCCCTCACCGTCACCGGAGAGATGCCTCCTACCGGAAGCCCCTGCGCACCATGGTCGTCACGGCGACCACCGCAGAGATGCCGAAGAAGCGGCAGGCCTCCCGGGACCGCTCGTTCGTTGACGAGATGAGGACCGTTGCTATGAAGCTGCACACCAAGGATCAGGCGAAGGAAGGCAAGAAGGAGTCTAAATCGTCGCCCGTCGCTAAGTGGGAACCGTCCATCGAGGGCTACCTCCATTTTCTAGTTAACAGCAAGATCGTTTATGATACCCTTGAAATGATCATCCAGAAGGCCGCCTATCCCTGGT ATGCTGAGTTCAGGAGTACTGGCTTGGAAAGGTCTAAAAAATTAGCTAAAGATCTAAAATGGTTCAAGGACCAAGGGCATACCATTCTCGAGCCTTCTTCTCCTGGTGTTTCTTATTCACAGTATCTCGAGGAGCTATCTCAAAAGGATCCTCAAGCTTTCATCTGCCACTTTTACAATATATACTTTGCTCATAGTGCTGGTGGGCGAATGATTGGCAAAAAGGTACTTAATTTTTCTCTAAATGTCATTTTCCAGATTGTGACCTCCTGA